A window of the Bradyrhizobium ottawaense genome harbors these coding sequences:
- a CDS encoding DUF5076 domain-containing protein, translated as MAGPNEQPLPPDVIGREDAIEILRAFVVDGGLSIAFQRAFEEPDMWGLLLVDIARHAARAYGREAEYTEDEALGRIVDMFEAEINRPTDVGSTTPRSQQGH; from the coding sequence ATGGCTGGTCCCAACGAACAGCCACTGCCGCCAGACGTTATCGGCCGCGAGGACGCGATCGAAATATTGCGTGCGTTCGTCGTCGATGGCGGGCTCTCGATCGCATTCCAGCGCGCGTTCGAGGAGCCGGATATGTGGGGCCTGCTGCTGGTCGATATCGCCCGCCACGCTGCACGCGCCTATGGGCGCGAGGCCGAATACACCGAGGACGAGGCGCTGGGGCGCATCGTCGACATGTTCGAAGCCGAAATCAATCGGCCGACTGACGTGGGCTCGACCACGCCTCGGTCGCAACAAGGTCACTGA
- the pdhA gene encoding pyruvate dehydrogenase (acetyl-transferring) E1 component subunit alpha translates to MAAPKKSVEKEAGQEKAKGSPPEFTKAQELAALRDMLLIRRFEEKAGQLYGMGAIGGFCHLYIGQEAIVVGMQMALKKGDQVITGYRDHGHMLACGMEANGVMAELTGRRGGYSKGKGGSMHMFSKEKNFYGGHGIVGAQVSLGTGLAFANRYRGNDSVSVAYFGDGASNQGQVYESFNMAELWKLPVIYVIENNRYAMGTSVTRSSAQTDFSKRGASFNIPGKQVDGMDVRAVKAAGDEAVAWCRAGKGPYILEMQTYRYRGHSMSDPAKYRTREEVEKVRHDQDPIEQVRNRLLAAKVPEQELKAIDAEVREIVNASADFAQRDLEPDPSELWTDIYR, encoded by the coding sequence ATGGCCGCACCCAAGAAAAGCGTTGAGAAGGAAGCAGGGCAGGAGAAAGCAAAGGGGTCCCCTCCGGAATTCACAAAAGCACAGGAATTGGCGGCGCTCCGGGACATGCTGCTGATCCGCCGCTTTGAGGAAAAGGCCGGCCAGCTCTACGGCATGGGTGCGATCGGCGGCTTCTGCCATCTCTATATCGGCCAGGAAGCCATCGTGGTGGGTATGCAGATGGCCCTGAAAAAGGGCGATCAGGTCATAACCGGATACCGCGACCACGGCCACATGCTCGCCTGCGGAATGGAAGCCAACGGTGTGATGGCCGAACTGACTGGCCGCCGGGGTGGTTATTCCAAGGGCAAGGGCGGCTCCATGCACATGTTCAGCAAGGAGAAGAACTTCTACGGCGGCCACGGCATCGTCGGCGCCCAGGTTTCGCTCGGCACGGGTCTGGCATTTGCCAATCGCTATCGCGGCAATGATTCCGTCAGCGTGGCCTATTTCGGCGACGGCGCTTCCAACCAGGGCCAGGTCTATGAAAGCTTCAACATGGCGGAGCTGTGGAAGCTCCCGGTGATCTACGTTATCGAAAACAACCGTTACGCCATGGGCACGTCCGTGACGCGTTCCTCGGCCCAGACCGATTTCTCCAAGCGCGGCGCCTCCTTCAACATCCCCGGCAAGCAGGTCGACGGCATGGACGTTCGCGCCGTCAAGGCCGCGGGCGATGAGGCCGTCGCCTGGTGCCGCGCCGGCAAGGGACCGTACATCTTGGAAATGCAAACTTATCGGTACCGTGGTCACTCGATGTCGGATCCGGCCAAGTACCGGACCCGTGAAGAGGTCGAGAAGGTCCGCCACGACCAGGACCCGATCGAGCAGGTGCGCAATCGCCTGCTGGCGGCCAAGGTCCCCGAACAGGAATTGAAGGCCATCGACGCCGAGGTGCGCGAGATCGTCAACGCGTCGGCGGATTTCGCCCAGCGCGATCTCGAGCCGGATCCGTCCGAGCTCTGGACCGATATCTACCGCTAA
- a CDS encoding FtsB family cell division protein: MVSRTRLKSLLTGLALYTMAALIVGYFGVNAYTGKYGLNARQELDQEIIALTSELARLKRERMQGEQRVSLLRSDRVDPDMLDERARFQLDYANPRDLVRTVTPR; encoded by the coding sequence ATGGTCTCCCGCACCCGACTGAAATCGCTGCTTACCGGGCTCGCCCTCTACACGATGGCGGCGCTGATTGTCGGCTATTTCGGCGTCAACGCCTATACCGGCAAATACGGGCTCAACGCGCGCCAGGAGCTCGATCAGGAGATCATCGCGCTGACGTCGGAACTGGCGCGGCTGAAGCGGGAGCGGATGCAGGGCGAGCAGCGGGTTTCGCTGCTGAGGTCGGATCGGGTCGACCCCGACATGCTGGACGAGCGTGCGCGCTTTCAGCTCGATTACGCCAATCCGCGCGACCTCGTCCGGACCGTCACGCCACGCTGA
- a CDS encoding pyruvate dehydrogenase complex dihydrolipoamide acetyltransferase, whose product MPINILMPALSPTMEKGNLAKWLKKEGDKVKSGDVIAEIETDKATMEVEAVDEGTIAKILVPEGTQDVPVNDIIAVMAGDGEDVKAAGSGAAPAPKAAAAPAAQPAPAAAPAAAAPAPKPASAAPAPAPQAAAPAAQANGHARVFSSPLARRLAKEAGIEIGRINGSGPHGRIVARDVADAKSGKGLKAPAAAPSAGPSIAPSMSDKQILALFEPGSYEVIPHDGMRRTIAQRLTASIQTIPHFYLTMDCDIGKLLAAREEINAAAPKDKEKKPLYKLSVNDFVIKAMAIALQRIPNCNVSWTESGMLKHKHSDIGVAVAMPGGLITPIIRKAETKSLSTISAEMKDFAARARSRKLKPDEYQGGTTAVSNLGMYGIKDFTAVINPPHATILAVGTSEERAVVRAGKIEAAHIMSVTLSCDHRAVDGALGAELIGAFKMLIENPVMMMV is encoded by the coding sequence ATGCCGATCAACATTTTGATGCCTGCGCTGTCGCCCACGATGGAAAAAGGCAACCTTGCCAAGTGGCTCAAGAAAGAGGGCGACAAGGTCAAGTCCGGCGACGTGATCGCGGAGATCGAGACCGACAAGGCGACGATGGAAGTCGAGGCGGTCGACGAAGGCACGATCGCGAAGATCCTGGTGCCTGAAGGCACGCAGGATGTGCCGGTCAACGATATCATCGCGGTCATGGCCGGCGACGGCGAGGATGTGAAGGCAGCGGGATCCGGTGCCGCACCGGCGCCGAAGGCCGCCGCGGCACCGGCCGCGCAACCGGCCCCCGCGGCAGCGCCTGCCGCTGCCGCGCCTGCGCCGAAGCCTGCTTCCGCCGCGCCGGCTCCCGCGCCGCAAGCGGCTGCACCGGCGGCGCAAGCCAACGGCCATGCCCGGGTATTTTCGTCGCCGCTGGCCCGTCGTCTCGCCAAGGAAGCCGGCATCGAAATCGGCCGTATCAACGGCTCCGGTCCGCATGGCCGCATCGTCGCCCGCGACGTCGCGGACGCCAAATCTGGCAAGGGCCTGAAGGCGCCGGCCGCCGCGCCGTCGGCCGGTCCGAGCATTGCGCCATCGATGTCGGACAAGCAGATTCTCGCGCTGTTCGAACCGGGCTCGTACGAAGTCATCCCGCATGACGGCATGCGCCGCACGATTGCGCAGCGGCTCACGGCGTCGATCCAGACCATTCCGCATTTCTACCTGACGATGGACTGCGACATCGGCAAGCTCTTGGCCGCGCGCGAGGAGATCAATGCCGCGGCTCCGAAGGACAAGGAAAAGAAGCCGCTCTACAAGCTCTCCGTCAACGATTTCGTCATCAAGGCGATGGCGATCGCGCTGCAGCGGATTCCGAACTGCAACGTCAGCTGGACCGAAAGCGGCATGCTCAAGCACAAGCATTCCGACATCGGCGTCGCCGTGGCGATGCCGGGCGGCCTGATCACCCCGATCATCCGCAAGGCCGAAACCAAGTCGCTGTCGACGATCTCGGCCGAGATGAAGGACTTTGCGGCGCGGGCGCGGTCGCGCAAGCTCAAGCCGGACGAATATCAGGGCGGCACCACGGCGGTGTCGAACCTCGGCATGTACGGCATCAAGGACTTTACGGCGGTCATCAACCCGCCGCACGCGACGATCCTGGCGGTCGGCACCAGCGAGGAGCGCGCGGTCGTGCGCGCCGGCAAGATCGAGGCCGCGCACATCATGAGCGTGACGCTGTCCTGCGATCACCGCGCGGTCGACGGCGCGCTGGGGGCCGAGCTGATCGGCGCCTTCAAGATGCTGATCGAAAACCCCGTCATGATGATGGTGTGA
- a CDS encoding pyruvate dehydrogenase complex E1 component subunit beta: MPIQVLMPALSPTMEKGNLAKWLKKEGETIKSGDVIAEIETDKATMEVEATDEGTLGKILIPEGTADVAVNTPIATILADGETAADLGKAPAAAPPKQEKAEAPAAAKTEAPEPSHKPPAAAVAEPDPEVPAGTEMVTMTIREALRDAMAEEMRRDPDVFIMGEEVAEYQGAYKVTQGLLQEFGDRRVIDTPITEHGFAGIGVGAAMAGLKPIVEFMTFNFAMQAIDQIINSAAKTLYMSGGQMTCQIVFRGPNGAASRVAAQHSQDYSAWYSQVPGLKVVAPYSAADYKGLLKAAIRDPNPVIFLENEMLYGHTGEVPKLDDYVVPIGKARIVRTGGHVTLISWSNGMSYALKAADELAKEGIEAEVIDLRTLRPMDTETIVASVKKTGRAVTVEEGWQQSGVGAEVAARIMEQAFDYLDAPVARVSGKDVPMPYAANLEKLALPTVAEVVAAAKAVSYR, translated from the coding sequence ATGCCCATTCAAGTGCTGATGCCTGCGCTGTCGCCCACCATGGAAAAGGGCAACCTTGCCAAGTGGCTGAAAAAGGAAGGCGAGACGATCAAATCGGGCGATGTCATCGCCGAGATCGAAACCGACAAGGCGACAATGGAGGTCGAGGCGACCGATGAAGGTACGCTCGGCAAGATCCTGATCCCCGAGGGGACGGCCGATGTTGCCGTCAACACCCCGATCGCAACCATTCTGGCTGACGGAGAGACCGCCGCCGATCTAGGCAAGGCACCGGCTGCCGCGCCGCCGAAACAGGAGAAGGCCGAGGCTCCCGCCGCCGCCAAGACGGAAGCGCCCGAACCGTCCCATAAGCCACCGGCCGCAGCCGTCGCCGAGCCCGATCCGGAAGTCCCTGCAGGCACCGAGATGGTGACGATGACCATCCGCGAGGCTCTGCGCGACGCGATGGCCGAAGAAATGCGGCGCGACCCTGACGTGTTCATCATGGGCGAAGAGGTCGCGGAATATCAGGGCGCCTACAAGGTTACGCAGGGACTTCTGCAGGAATTCGGCGACAGGCGCGTCATCGATACGCCGATCACCGAGCACGGCTTTGCCGGCATTGGGGTCGGTGCGGCGATGGCGGGACTGAAGCCGATTGTCGAATTCATGACCTTCAACTTCGCCATGCAGGCGATCGACCAGATCATCAATTCCGCGGCCAAGACGCTGTACATGTCCGGTGGCCAGATGACCTGCCAGATCGTGTTCCGCGGTCCAAACGGCGCGGCGTCCCGCGTCGCGGCTCAGCATAGCCAGGACTACTCGGCCTGGTATTCGCAAGTTCCTGGCCTGAAGGTGGTCGCGCCGTATTCGGCTGCCGACTACAAGGGGTTGTTGAAGGCCGCGATCCGCGATCCCAATCCGGTCATCTTCCTCGAAAACGAAATGCTGTACGGCCACACCGGCGAGGTGCCGAAGCTCGACGATTATGTGGTGCCGATCGGTAAAGCGAGGATCGTGCGAACCGGCGGCCATGTCACGCTGATCTCGTGGTCGAACGGCATGTCCTATGCCTTGAAGGCTGCCGACGAACTCGCCAAGGAAGGCATCGAGGCCGAGGTGATCGACCTGCGCACGCTGCGTCCGATGGACACCGAGACCATCGTTGCCTCCGTCAAGAAGACCGGCCGTGCGGTGACGGTGGAAGAGGGCTGGCAGCAGAGCGGCGTCGGCGCCGAGGTCGCCGCCCGCATCATGGAACAGGCCTTCGATTATCTGGATGCGCCGGTGGCGCGGGTATCTGGCAAGGATGTGCCGATGCCGTATGCCGCGAACCTCGAAAAGCTCGCATTGCCGACGGTGGCCGAAGTGGTCGCGGCCGCCAAAGCCGTGTCGTATCGGTAA
- a CDS encoding NADPH-dependent FMN reductase — MATHTIVTIAGSLRKESFSLKIANALAKLAPASLKLEVVTPHGISNFSQDEEAAPPADWLALREKLQKSHGVLFVTPEYNRSIPGVLKNVIDVASRPYGKSSFMGKPVGIISNSPGPLGGVNAAKHLQNILPGIAGPIMGQPETYLNGVGDAFDDKGHLIKESLQKVLQQYIDAFAAFVEKQNR, encoded by the coding sequence ATGGCCACCCATACCATCGTCACCATCGCGGGCAGTCTTCGCAAGGAGAGCTTCTCGCTCAAGATCGCCAACGCACTGGCCAAGCTGGCGCCGGCGTCGCTGAAGCTCGAGGTCGTGACTCCGCACGGGATTTCCAACTTCAGCCAGGACGAGGAAGCCGCACCCCCGGCCGATTGGCTCGCGTTGCGGGAAAAGCTGCAAAAGTCGCATGGCGTCCTGTTCGTGACCCCCGAATATAACCGCTCGATCCCCGGCGTGCTGAAGAACGTCATCGACGTCGCTTCACGCCCCTATGGCAAGAGCTCATTCATGGGCAAGCCGGTCGGCATCATCTCGAATTCCCCGGGCCCGCTCGGTGGCGTCAACGCGGCCAAGCATCTGCAGAACATTCTGCCGGGCATCGCCGGCCCGATCATGGGGCAGCCCGAAACCTACCTGAACGGCGTCGGTGACGCCTTCGACGACAAGGGCCACCTCATCAAGGAATCGCTGCAGAAGGTGCTGCAGCAGTACATCGACGCCTTTGCGGCGTTTGTTGAAAAGCAGAACCGCTGA